In the Phaeodactylum tricornutum CCAP 1055/1 chromosome 13, whole genome shotgun sequence genome, TGTTGTCTTCCTTATACCGTTCCCATGCTTCTTCGCCATTGTGTATGGTCAAACAGTCTTGTACATCATTGTGCAGCTGCTTGCAAGACCAAACTACCATGAGGCCTTTCTCCTGCGCGCATTCGGCAAAAGCTTTCACTTGTGGCTTGCAGATTTCCATAGCCGCTTCCTTGCATTCCCGACGCAGCTGGTGCTCGGCGAAGTTACGAAAGGACAATCGGGACTCGCGTCCCATTTCCTTCAGTCGTCCCTGTTCTCCGATGCCCGGAGTTCCGGTCGGCTGCTCTGTCATACTTCTGTTGGCGCTTTTGGGAAATACCAATACTGTGACTCCTGTTGATGTGAGCCCAATCAAAAAAAGGCCGAAAGGAGTTACACGATTCTTTCGATCGCTCTGATCTGGCTGTGTTTGTTCCCATTTTCACGGTCAATCAAAGGCACTGACTGTCAGTCACGGTCGgactctcactgtcagtcagctCCTTATTCGCAAAACGGATAGACCATCCAGAACCTTTTGTATCGGTACCGAATCGTGGGAACAACGGACGAAGTGCAGGCCCGAgttttcgtttcgtgtcgtatgacagtgaatgataTTCATGTGTGGCGCTTTTGTGCAAAGCGACCAACGCACGGTGTCGTATGCCACGCGTATCCGCTACGTCGTTGACAGTACCGGACGCAGTAAGGACGCAATGCATTTCAGCCAAAGAACAGAACGTGCGGGGGCGGCCACCCATCCGCAGCAAGCAAACGAGGATGGAAACCAACGTCGTCCTTCTACAACGAGATTGCTCACACATATCTCTCGATAATAGAGCGTGCAATAGCAGTCACCATGGGAAAGGAAAAGGTTCACATTAGTTTGGTCGTCATCGGACACGTCGATGCTGGTAAGTTAGCAATGACAAATCTTACAAGGGTGGGAGAACGTTGACAGGAAGGTCGAAGAGGAATTTTTCATTCGTAGTAGGATTGGCTTCGTTGTGACGTTAGTAGTATACGGTTTAGAGCCTTCTCCATTGACTTTTTCTAACGGATGATTTTTGACGCGGTTTACAGGAAAATCCACCACCACAGGTCATTTGATCTACAAATGTGGAGGAATCGATAAGCGTACCATCGAAAAGttcgaaaaggaagccgCCGAACTCGGAAAGGGATCCTTCAAGTATGCATGGGTCCTCGATAACCTCAAGGCCGAACGTGAACGTGGTATCACCATCGATATTGCGCTGTGGAAGTTTGAGTCTCCCAAGTACTCTTTTACCGTTATTGATGCCCCTGGACATCGTGATTTCATCAAGAACATGATCACCGGAACTTCCCAGGCTGATGTTGCTGTTCTCGTTATTGACTCGTCCCAGGGAGGGTTCGAAGCCGGTATCTCTAAGGACGGACAGACCCGCGAACACGCGCTTCTCGCCTACACTCTTGGAGTGAAGCAGATGATTGTTGCCATGAACAAGATGGACGACAAGACTGTCAAATACGCCGAAGATCGTTACACCGAAATTAAGAATGAAGTCTCTGCCTACCTCAAGAAGGTTGGCTACAAGCCGATGAAGATTCCATTCGTCCCCATCTCCGGTTGGGAGGGTGACAACATGGTGGAAAAGTCCACTAACATGGCCTGGTACAAGGGACCTTACCTGCTCGAGGCCCTTGACAGTGTAACCCCGCCCAAGCGTCCCACCGACAAGGCTCTACGACTTCCCCTCCAGGATGTCTACAAGATCGGTGGTATCGGAACAGTCCCGGTCGGCCGCGTCGAGACCGGAGTCATCAAGCCTGGTATTCACGCTATGTTCGCCCCGTCCGGTATTATTGCCGAAATTAAGTCTGTCGAGATGCACCACGAATCCCTTCCCGAAGCGGTTCCTGGTGACAATGTTGGTTTCAACGTCAAGAACGTAGCCGTCAAGGATCTGCGCCGTGGCTTTGTCGCTTCTGACTCGAAAGCTAGCCCCGCTTCGGgtgtttcttctttcgagGCTCAGGTTATTGTCATGAACCATCCCGGTCAGATCTCCAACGGATACTCTCCCGTTCTTGATTGCCACACGGCTCACGTTGCTTGCAAATTCGCCCTTATCAAGGAGAAGATGGATCGCCGAAGTGGAAAGGTTTTGGAACAGAACCCCAAGTTTGTTAAAACTGGAGACGCCTGCATTGTAGACCTCGAGCCTACTAAGCCCTTGTGTGTTGAGAGCTTTACCGATTTCCCCCCGCTTGGTCGTTTCGCTGTGCGTGACATGCGTCAGACCGTGGCTGTTGGTGTCATTAAGGCTACTACCAAGGAAGAAGGcggcaagaagaagaaataaACAATGTGATTCGTCTTCTAAACACAA is a window encoding:
- a CDS encoding predicted protein, yielding MGKEKVHISLVVIGHVDAGKSTTTGHLIYKCGGIDKRTIEKFEKEAAELGKGSFKYAWVLDNLKAERERGITIDIALWKFESPKYSFTVIDAPGHRDFIKNMITGTSQADVAVLVIDSSQGGFEAGISKDGQTREHALLAYTLGVKQMIVAMNKMDDKTVKYAEDRYTEIKNEVSAYLKKVGYKPMKIPFVPISGWEGDNMVEKSTNMAWYKGPYLLEALDSVTPPKRPTDKALRLPLQDVYKIGGIGTVPVGRVETGVIKPGIHAMFAPSGIIAEIKSVEMHHESLPEAVPGDNVGFNVKNVAVKDLRRGFVASDSKASPASGVSSFEAQVIVMNHPGQISNGYSPVLDCHTAHVACKFALIKEKMDRRSGKVLEQNPKFVKTGDACIVDLEPTKPLCVESFTDFPPLGRFAVRDMRQTVAVGVIKATTKEEGGKKKK